A part of Candidatus Saccharibacteria bacterium genomic DNA contains:
- the nusA gene encoding transcription termination/antitermination protein NusA, giving the protein MEDLNIKQLTLAVRTIAEEKNLPEETVLSVIEQAIAAAWRRDNGERDQEVRAELNINDGTAKVFVAREVVEAVGIDALEISLDDAKKLKKDAALGDTVEEMHEVTQFGRVAAQTAKQVVLQRLREAEREVVLAEFEDKIGTVVNGVVQRVEPRVVRVELGKAIGILPQSEQIQGEFYSVGSRMKVFIKDIERDNRGPQLILSRGNEAFVEYLFRQEVPEMDTGAVEIKGIAREAGRRTKLAVASTVPGVDPVGTFVGGHGTRVNAVMHEIGEQEKIDIITYDENIDSYIRNALSPAEVVKVEIDKEAKRAKVFVSEDQQSIAIGRGGQNVRLAARLTGYELDIETAVAAKPADKKPKKNIEDGLFAAIEEQGE; this is encoded by the coding sequence ATGGAAGATCTCAACATTAAACAACTCACTCTTGCAGTGCGCACCATTGCCGAAGAAAAAAACTTGCCCGAAGAAACTGTGCTCAGCGTTATTGAGCAGGCGATTGCCGCTGCATGGCGTCGCGACAATGGCGAACGCGACCAAGAAGTTCGCGCTGAGCTCAATATCAACGACGGTACAGCGAAAGTATTTGTTGCTCGAGAAGTTGTAGAAGCTGTCGGTATCGACGCCCTCGAAATCAGCCTTGACGATGCAAAAAAGCTGAAGAAGGATGCTGCACTTGGCGATACCGTCGAAGAAATGCATGAAGTGACGCAGTTTGGTCGTGTAGCCGCACAAACTGCTAAACAGGTGGTACTCCAGCGTCTGCGCGAAGCAGAGCGTGAAGTGGTGCTGGCCGAGTTTGAAGACAAGATCGGCACTGTGGTCAATGGTGTTGTGCAGCGTGTTGAACCGCGCGTAGTCCGAGTAGAACTGGGCAAGGCAATTGGTATTTTGCCGCAAAGTGAGCAGATCCAGGGTGAATTCTACAGTGTGGGTAGCCGCATGAAAGTGTTTATCAAGGACATCGAGCGCGATAACCGTGGGCCACAGCTTATACTGAGCCGCGGCAATGAAGCGTTTGTTGAGTACTTATTCCGCCAAGAAGTACCCGAAATGGATACTGGTGCGGTCGAAATCAAGGGCATTGCCCGTGAGGCTGGTCGCCGTACTAAATTGGCTGTAGCCAGCACCGTACCCGGTGTCGACCCGGTCGGTACCTTTGTTGGTGGTCATGGGACGCGTGTCAACGCTGTCATGCACGAAATCGGTGAGCAGGAAAAAATTGACATCATTACCTACGACGAAAACATCGATAGTTACATTCGTAACGCTTTGAGCCCTGCCGAAGTGGTGAAGGTCGAGATCGACAAAGAAGCGAAGCGCGCTAAGGTATTTGTGAGCGAAGACCAGCAAAGTATTGCCATTGGCCGTGGCGGCCAAAATGTACGCCTAGCGGCGCGCCTTACTGGCTACGAACTTGACATCGAAACAGCTGTCGCCGCTAAGCCTGCCGACAAAAAGCCGAAGAAGAATATTGAAGACGGGTTGTTTGCCGCTATTGAAGAACAGGGAGAATAA
- a CDS encoding ATP-dependent Clp protease ATP-binding subunit → MPDDFADFISHLTENAKLSVQHADAIARGNGSAYIGTEHLLLGLLAQGSSMGAKVLADAGVTLPRAEQALGLEPQQVVVSTGAVGLSETALLTLRMGWEVAKEYNQDFLGTEHILYSLLRQSNARATTLLRELGVDVDDAMSEIESYLDRTRGEHGDVATEPKQRTVRGGALTTFGIDLTSKASAGELDPMIGRAKELERMITILSRRTKNNPVLIGEPGVGKTAIVEGLAQRIVQEQVPDHLLDRRVIMLDMAAMIAGTKYRGEFEDRLKKVISEIKKQGNIIVFIDELHLLVGAGAAEGSMDAANILKPALARGELHMIGATTLDEYRRHIEKDTALERRFQTIIVKEPTTKDTIAILKGLKVYYEKHHGVSMSDDVLESAVYMSDRYIADRFMPDKAIDVIDEAAARVRVRVGHRPSRQRELLKELKGLNERMDDAVASEDYERAALYKQRVSQINAKLEAEREAMESKVPIALTEDDIAHAIAIMTHVPVEKVQTSEARLLKSLEKHLGKYIIGQQEAVERVAKAIRRTRSGIASQKRPIGSFVFMGPTGVGKTELARVLAREVFGSDEALIKIDMSEFSERHTTSRLVGAPAGYVGYEDGGKLTDKVRRQPYSVVLFDEIEKAHPDVFQLLLQLLEDGQLTDAKGRVVSFRNTIIILTSNLGADKMMRESALGFQADTSKKQVNDLHQRNASYAREALDKFMRPELINRFDGIVTFRALTRQEVGKIFDLLVGEIRMRLVRQGLGLVVRPHAKSYLINRGYSAKFGARALRRVIEDELEHLIAEGILGGNYEKGAILEVSTREGALYIEQRIEATT, encoded by the coding sequence ATGCCAGACGATTTTGCAGATTTTATTTCACATCTTACCGAGAACGCTAAGCTGAGCGTGCAGCACGCTGATGCGATTGCTCGTGGTAATGGCAGTGCGTATATAGGTACAGAACACCTATTGCTTGGATTATTGGCGCAGGGGAGTAGCATGGGCGCAAAAGTATTGGCTGATGCAGGAGTTACGCTGCCGCGCGCTGAGCAGGCTCTAGGGCTTGAGCCGCAGCAGGTCGTCGTTAGTACGGGTGCGGTAGGGCTAAGTGAGACAGCTCTACTGACACTACGTATGGGGTGGGAAGTCGCGAAAGAGTACAACCAAGACTTCTTGGGCACTGAGCATATTCTATATAGTCTGCTTCGACAAAGTAATGCACGCGCCACTACTTTGTTAAGAGAATTAGGAGTGGACGTGGATGACGCTATGAGCGAAATTGAGAGCTATCTCGATCGTACGCGCGGCGAACATGGGGATGTTGCAACCGAGCCCAAGCAGCGCACTGTGCGTGGCGGCGCGCTAACTACATTTGGCATTGACCTAACATCAAAGGCCAGTGCGGGAGAGCTCGACCCGATGATAGGTCGCGCTAAAGAGTTAGAGCGCATGATTACTATTTTGAGTCGACGTACTAAAAATAACCCAGTATTGATTGGTGAACCTGGCGTCGGAAAAACAGCAATTGTAGAGGGCCTGGCGCAGCGAATCGTGCAAGAGCAGGTGCCCGATCATTTACTTGACCGTCGTGTGATTATGCTCGATATGGCAGCGATGATCGCCGGAACGAAATATCGTGGTGAGTTTGAAGACAGGCTAAAAAAAGTTATTAGCGAGATTAAGAAACAAGGTAACATTATCGTATTTATCGATGAGCTCCATTTGCTTGTGGGAGCCGGGGCAGCCGAGGGTAGTATGGACGCCGCCAATATCCTAAAGCCGGCGCTTGCACGAGGCGAACTGCATATGATCGGCGCTACGACACTTGACGAATATCGTAGGCACATAGAGAAAGATACGGCATTAGAGCGTCGTTTCCAAACGATTATCGTTAAGGAACCGACCACGAAAGACACAATTGCTATATTGAAAGGTTTGAAGGTTTACTACGAGAAGCACCATGGTGTCAGTATGAGTGACGATGTACTCGAAAGTGCTGTCTATATGAGTGATCGCTACATCGCCGATCGGTTTATGCCAGATAAAGCGATTGATGTGATTGATGAAGCAGCGGCGAGAGTGCGAGTTCGAGTAGGGCACCGCCCGAGTCGCCAACGTGAGCTCCTGAAAGAACTCAAAGGCCTCAATGAGAGAATGGATGATGCCGTGGCAAGCGAGGACTACGAGCGAGCAGCGCTCTATAAGCAGCGTGTCAGTCAGATTAATGCCAAGCTAGAGGCTGAGCGAGAAGCGATGGAAAGTAAGGTGCCAATTGCGCTGACCGAAGATGATATCGCCCATGCAATCGCAATCATGACACACGTGCCGGTCGAGAAGGTGCAAACCAGTGAAGCGCGTTTACTTAAATCGCTCGAGAAACACCTTGGCAAGTATATTATTGGTCAACAGGAAGCAGTAGAAAGGGTAGCGAAGGCAATTCGTCGTACCAGGAGCGGTATTGCCAGCCAGAAGCGTCCGATAGGTAGCTTTGTGTTTATGGGACCAACCGGAGTTGGCAAGACTGAGCTCGCGAGAGTGCTTGCACGAGAAGTGTTTGGCAGCGACGAGGCACTCATTAAAATCGATATGAGTGAATTTAGCGAACGCCACACCACCAGCCGTTTGGTCGGTGCTCCAGCGGGCTATGTTGGCTACGAAGATGGTGGTAAGCTTACTGACAAAGTACGTCGTCAGCCTTACAGTGTGGTGTTGTTCGACGAAATTGAAAAAGCTCACCCCGATGTGTTCCAACTACTACTGCAACTACTCGAAGACGGTCAACTCACAGACGCAAAAGGCCGGGTGGTGAGTTTTCGCAATACGATCATTATCCTTACCAGTAACCTAGGTGCTGATAAAATGATGAGAGAAAGTGCCCTTGGGTTCCAAGCAGATACGTCGAAGAAGCAAGTGAACGACCTACACCAGAGAAACGCTAGCTACGCGCGTGAAGCACTCGACAAATTCATGCGACCCGAGCTTATCAATCGCTTTGACGGTATTGTAACCTTCCGTGCTCTGACGCGACAAGAGGTGGGCAAAATATTCGATCTCCTTGTTGGTGAAATCCGTATGCGCTTAGTGCGCCAAGGGTTGGGGCTCGTAGTAAGGCCACATGCAAAATCCTACCTTATCAACAGGGGCTACAGTGCGAAGTTTGGTGCTCGCGCGCTGCGTCGTGTTATAGAGGATGAACTAGAGCATCTTATTGCCGAAGGAATCTTAGGCGGAAACTATGAAAAAGGCGCTATACTGGAAGTAAGTACGCGGGAAGGGGCACTCTATATTGAACAACGAATCGAAGCAACCACCTAA
- a CDS encoding queuosine precursor transporter, which produces MWFRKKQIHVYELLVGLFVMTLIVSNIASVKMIQVGPLVFDAGTVLFPLAYIIGDIVTEVYGYRKMRSLLYVGVGTLLLTSLTFWLVGALPAQAEWPNQSSYDAILGVVWRIVGASIVAILIGELMNSYVLATLKIRTKGKKLWHRLVGSSAVGSLVDTTVFSLLAFAGTVSGSAMLQLIATVFLIKISTEIIVSPLTMRIIHHIKRHEKLDAYEVPATHLLN; this is translated from the coding sequence ATGTGGTTTCGCAAAAAGCAAATTCATGTCTACGAGCTGTTGGTCGGGCTGTTTGTGATGACATTGATCGTCAGCAATATTGCGAGCGTCAAGATGATACAGGTCGGTCCACTAGTGTTCGACGCCGGTACAGTGTTATTTCCGCTCGCCTATATCATCGGCGACATTGTGACTGAAGTTTATGGCTACCGCAAAATGCGCTCGCTGTTGTATGTCGGTGTGGGCACGTTGCTGCTGACTAGCCTGACATTCTGGCTAGTGGGCGCGCTGCCAGCGCAGGCCGAGTGGCCCAACCAATCGTCGTACGACGCAATTCTAGGCGTGGTCTGGCGAATTGTCGGTGCAAGTATCGTTGCCATTCTTATTGGTGAACTGATGAATTCCTATGTGCTGGCGACGCTGAAGATCAGGACAAAGGGCAAAAAGCTGTGGCATAGGCTCGTTGGTAGTTCGGCTGTTGGCAGTCTTGTTGACACGACAGTATTTAGCTTACTAGCCTTTGCGGGCACAGTGTCTGGTAGTGCAATGTTGCAGCTCATCGCGACGGTATTTCTGATCAAAATCAGCACCGAAATTATCGTTTCGCCACTGACAATGCGTATCATCCACCACATCAAGCGGCATGAGAAACTGGATGCGTATGAGGTACCTGCGACGCACCTACTAAACTAA
- the radA gene encoding DNA repair protein RadA, producing MVAKTRSSFVCQNCGASYPKWVGKCENCGEWNSLVEQAVQSTGNSAVARGAYSGKVLAAQSMKSIRAEDEIRRMSTGMVDLDIVLGGGVLPGGVILLAGQPGIGKSTLLMQVAGTVAANYPVLYASGEESASQVKLRATRLGADVDDDLAFVASTSADDIAATIRSGKYKLVIIDSIQTLSLDEITSAPGTVSQITNSANVIIRAAKESNAAVVLVGHVTKEGSIAGPKVLEHLVDVVLQFEGDRYGGFKVVRAIKNRYGSTSEAAIFEMVDDGLRIVENPSAALLAERHDSDGSVVLATLEGNRPILVEIQALVNSTNFGYPKRTASGFDINRLNLLIAVLEKRTKLNLSDKDIYINVVGGLRLQDPAADLAIAMAIASAAAGRKLDTGLVVFGEVGLGGEIRSVSHVDRRVAEAKKLGFTKALAPEQGKNTFIKPVSDLRHALIDYLKS from the coding sequence ATAGTGGCGAAAACACGATCCTCATTTGTCTGCCAAAATTGCGGTGCAAGTTACCCAAAATGGGTAGGTAAATGTGAAAACTGTGGAGAATGGAATTCGCTTGTAGAGCAGGCTGTTCAGTCAACTGGTAACTCTGCGGTGGCCCGCGGTGCTTATAGTGGTAAGGTACTCGCGGCTCAGTCTATGAAATCAATTCGCGCTGAAGATGAAATTCGACGCATGAGTACAGGCATGGTCGACCTTGATATTGTACTCGGCGGCGGCGTATTACCCGGCGGAGTAATTCTACTGGCAGGCCAGCCCGGTATCGGTAAAAGCACTCTCCTTATGCAGGTTGCGGGGACGGTTGCGGCCAACTATCCTGTGCTCTATGCTAGTGGCGAGGAATCAGCGAGTCAGGTAAAATTACGCGCTACTCGACTTGGTGCCGATGTAGATGATGATCTCGCGTTTGTGGCGAGCACTAGTGCTGATGACATTGCTGCGACGATACGAAGCGGCAAATACAAGCTGGTTATTATCGATAGTATCCAGACGCTTAGCCTTGACGAAATTACAAGTGCTCCGGGCACTGTCAGCCAGATTACCAACTCTGCAAACGTTATCATACGCGCGGCCAAGGAAAGTAATGCCGCTGTCGTACTAGTGGGCCATGTTACAAAGGAGGGTAGTATCGCCGGGCCAAAGGTACTCGAGCACTTGGTCGATGTGGTACTGCAGTTTGAGGGTGATCGCTATGGTGGCTTTAAAGTAGTGCGTGCTATTAAGAATCGCTACGGCAGTACTAGTGAGGCCGCAATTTTCGAAATGGTAGATGACGGATTAAGAATTGTCGAGAACCCTTCAGCAGCGTTGCTCGCTGAACGTCATGACAGTGACGGCTCGGTAGTGCTAGCGACGCTCGAAGGAAACCGACCTATTCTAGTAGAAATTCAAGCACTTGTCAATTCGACGAATTTCGGGTATCCTAAGAGGACGGCGAGTGGGTTTGATATAAACCGCCTCAATCTACTCATCGCGGTGCTCGAGAAGCGCACCAAACTGAATTTATCTGACAAAGACATCTATATCAATGTCGTTGGTGGGTTACGGCTTCAGGACCCGGCGGCTGACCTTGCCATTGCAATGGCTATTGCCAGCGCGGCTGCTGGGCGAAAGCTCGATACTGGGCTGGTGGTTTTTGGCGAAGTAGGGCTTGGGGGAGAAATTCGTAGCGTCAGCCATGTCGATCGCCGCGTGGCCGAGGCGAAAAAATTGGGCTTTACTAAAGCCCTCGCACCCGAACAGGGTAAAAATACATTTATCAAACCAGTGAGTGACCTCCGTCATGCACTTATCGACTATCTGAAAAGCTAG
- the tgt gene encoding tRNA guanosine(34) transglycosylase Tgt: MSQALTFEISHRLEGTLARAGVIHTPHGDIQTPAFIVGGTKATVKALTPEQVVDLGGQAVLANTYHLMLRPGTDIVKRAGGLGKFMNWSGPTFTDSGGFQVFSLGVAYKKGIDAVAHTQKGDAKNAVKSAEQLVKITEKGAHFRSHLDGQKLLMTPESSMELQHAIGADIHMAFDECPAPLAPHDYLVEAVERTHAWADRCLARHQELNAEHAKADELPQALYGVVQGARDEVLRRKSAEFLGSRDFDGYGIGGVFEPGEIPSVITWVCETLPEGKPRHLLGMGSQPADLFLGIEYGIDTFDCVAPTRQARNGALYTYDGRINITNSKYKTDFTPIDSDCDCYACQHYTKAYINHLFKSDEILGATLASIHNERFAVRTVDQIRASLIDGSFFDFKKQFLARYYGDKLPTDVTL; the protein is encoded by the coding sequence ATGAGTCAAGCACTTACATTTGAAATTAGCCATCGGCTCGAAGGTACACTCGCTCGAGCTGGCGTGATCCATACCCCGCATGGCGATATTCAAACGCCAGCCTTTATTGTGGGCGGAACTAAGGCCACTGTTAAGGCACTCACTCCTGAACAAGTCGTTGACCTTGGGGGCCAGGCCGTGCTCGCTAACACCTACCACCTCATGCTACGGCCGGGCACCGATATCGTAAAACGCGCTGGTGGCCTGGGCAAATTTATGAACTGGAGTGGCCCTACCTTTACCGATAGTGGCGGGTTCCAGGTGTTTAGCCTTGGCGTGGCCTACAAAAAAGGTATCGATGCCGTCGCGCATACTCAAAAAGGCGATGCCAAAAATGCCGTCAAATCTGCCGAACAGCTAGTCAAGATCACCGAAAAGGGTGCACACTTCCGCAGCCATCTCGACGGCCAGAAATTACTTATGACACCCGAAAGTAGCATGGAGCTGCAGCACGCCATCGGCGCCGATATTCATATGGCGTTTGATGAATGTCCCGCGCCGCTCGCGCCGCATGATTACCTCGTGGAAGCGGTCGAGCGCACTCACGCATGGGCAGATCGCTGCCTTGCACGTCACCAAGAGCTCAATGCTGAGCATGCCAAAGCCGACGAACTACCCCAGGCACTCTATGGTGTCGTGCAGGGTGCGCGCGATGAAGTGTTGCGACGAAAATCTGCTGAATTCCTCGGCAGCCGCGATTTTGACGGCTATGGCATCGGCGGCGTATTTGAACCAGGGGAAATTCCGAGCGTCATCACATGGGTCTGTGAAACGCTGCCGGAGGGCAAACCACGCCATCTTCTCGGTATGGGAAGTCAGCCCGCCGACCTGTTTCTTGGCATAGAGTATGGTATCGATACCTTTGATTGTGTAGCGCCAACCCGCCAAGCACGAAATGGCGCACTCTACACCTACGATGGCCGAATCAACATCACCAATTCCAAGTACAAGACTGATTTTACGCCGATCGACAGCGACTGCGACTGCTACGCCTGCCAGCACTATACAAAAGCCTATATCAATCACCTCTTTAAATCCGACGAAATCCTCGGCGCCACCCTTGCCAGTATCCACAACGAGCGCTTTGCGGTGCGTACCGTCGATCAAATCCGTGCATCGCTGATCGACGGCAGCTTCTTTGATTTCAAAAAGCAATTCCTTGCACGCTATTACGGCGACAAACTGCCGACTGACGTGACATTGTAA
- a CDS encoding transposase: MSYSSSPYAPRARRDAVNRVLRGETRVAVARSVGVHPSTIGKWMCKRTALHLDGRECIPTLPSIAHTHPNQLQPEVVAAIIHERERSGRCAELVWYELRDQGIAVSLSSVKRTLRRHGLTRIQSKWKRYRPPVPRPEPDTPGALVQMDTIHFMRPDMTRFYVFTLIDLYSRAVYAEYAPRCTQQASLEVVARAQDYLGIPFAIVQTDNGGEFAEAFRAQLSMWGIVVRHTRLQRPNDNAHIERFNRTIQDECLSPFVDEQTVPGKVAWYLIYYNWHRRHLGIHGKLPGQMLPWR, encoded by the coding sequence ATGAGCTATTCTAGCAGCCCCTATGCACCCCGTGCCAGACGAGACGCCGTCAACCGGGTGCTCCGCGGGGAGACACGAGTGGCAGTAGCGCGTAGTGTGGGTGTCCACCCTTCCACCATTGGTAAGTGGATGTGCAAACGAACAGCACTGCACTTAGATGGTCGTGAGTGTATCCCTACACTTCCATCCATTGCCCATACCCACCCTAACCAACTACAACCAGAGGTTGTGGCTGCCATTATTCACGAACGCGAACGGAGCGGAAGATGCGCTGAGCTCGTCTGGTATGAACTGCGCGACCAAGGTATTGCAGTGAGCCTCTCTAGCGTCAAACGGACCTTACGTCGTCATGGTCTCACACGCATTCAAAGCAAATGGAAACGGTACCGCCCACCTGTCCCGCGCCCCGAACCAGACACACCAGGCGCGCTTGTGCAGATGGATACCATCCATTTTATGCGACCAGATATGACGCGCTTCTACGTATTTACCCTCATCGATCTCTATTCCCGAGCGGTATATGCCGAGTATGCTCCTCGCTGCACGCAGCAAGCGAGTCTTGAGGTTGTTGCAAGGGCACAAGACTATCTCGGAATACCTTTTGCCATAGTACAGACCGACAACGGCGGTGAGTTTGCGGAAGCATTCCGTGCGCAACTCAGCATGTGGGGTATTGTGGTGCGACACACTCGGTTGCAGCGCCCTAACGACAATGCGCACATTGAGCGGTTTAACCGCACAATCCAGGACGAATGCCTTTCGCCATTCGTCGATGAACAAACCGTACCAGGCAAAGTAGCTTGGTATCTTATCTACTACAACTGGCACCGAAGACATCTTGGCATACATGGCAAGTTACCCGGGCAGATGTTGCCATGGCGCTGA
- the queA gene encoding tRNA preQ1(34) S-adenosylmethionine ribosyltransferase-isomerase QueA, with translation MRVSDFHYHIPEKLIATAPPKVRGEARLLVLDRTTGAVSDRLYGDIVDYLNAGDVLVINDTKVIKARLIAHKPSGGERELVLVEKHGRIDDWHTHKVIYRRKLKPGDTLLVGDNKLLVKELLGDGMAIIESERDLLEIAEAHGSVPLPPYMRRDATTADIERYQTVFAREQGSVAAPTASLNMTETTLQKLRDKGVEVVYATLHVGLGTFLPIRVDNLTDHTMHKEYFEVPAATIAAIQHAKQSSNRVIALGTTVTRTLEYAHEAMLHGPAVAISGEADIFMYPGYKFKVIDGLLTNFHMPDSTVLMLTAAFAGWDKLKPAYEHAVAEKYRFFSYGDSMLIIDDTDHSSSIL, from the coding sequence ATGCGAGTCAGTGATTTTCATTACCACATCCCCGAAAAACTTATTGCTACCGCACCCCCAAAAGTTCGCGGCGAAGCACGGTTACTTGTGCTTGATCGCACGACTGGCGCAGTCAGTGATAGACTCTATGGTGATATAGTAGATTACCTTAATGCTGGCGACGTACTAGTGATCAATGACACAAAGGTCATCAAAGCGCGGCTCATTGCTCACAAGCCAAGCGGCGGCGAGCGCGAGCTGGTGCTCGTAGAGAAACACGGTCGTATCGACGACTGGCACACCCACAAAGTGATCTATCGCCGCAAGCTCAAGCCAGGTGACACGCTACTAGTCGGCGACAATAAACTTCTTGTCAAGGAATTACTAGGTGACGGTATGGCGATCATCGAAAGCGAGCGTGACCTCTTGGAAATTGCCGAAGCTCATGGTTCAGTACCTCTGCCACCCTATATGCGTCGTGATGCCACCACAGCTGACATCGAGCGTTACCAAACAGTATTCGCCCGCGAACAAGGTAGTGTGGCTGCCCCTACCGCCAGTCTCAACATGACCGAAACGACACTACAAAAACTCCGCGACAAGGGAGTTGAGGTAGTATACGCCACGCTCCACGTCGGGCTCGGCACTTTTTTGCCAATTCGTGTTGACAACCTTACCGATCACACCATGCACAAAGAATACTTCGAAGTACCTGCCGCCACAATTGCCGCCATTCAGCACGCCAAACAGTCCAGCAACCGTGTCATTGCGCTTGGTACTACCGTCACACGTACGCTTGAGTACGCGCACGAGGCTATGTTGCACGGCCCCGCGGTCGCCATATCTGGCGAAGCCGATATCTTCATGTACCCTGGCTACAAATTTAAAGTCATCGACGGGTTGCTGACTAATTTTCATATGCCCGATAGTACCGTACTTATGCTTACCGCAGCGTTTGCTGGCTGGGACAAGCTTAAACCTGCCTACGAACACGCCGTAGCCGAAAAATATCGCTTCTTTAGTTATGGCGACAGTATGTTGATTATCGACGACACCGATCACTCGTCAAGTATTTTGTGA
- a CDS encoding GNAT family N-acetyltransferase: MSKSPEVTDLTISRVAVESDNVYDDPRFTELARLYAQLLDASWDKTSLPPEGEVTSVLQMMRECTDTFAIEDQGIVQGVAVVGINETTWLEVLVVDAARRDQGIGQRALVLIEEVVRAQGAKRILLSPTLRAIPFYERAGYGPIDDLDCSLIYHKILDE; encoded by the coding sequence ATGAGTAAGAGTCCTGAAGTAACAGATCTGACGATCAGCCGTGTGGCGGTCGAAAGTGATAATGTTTATGATGACCCACGGTTTACCGAACTAGCTCGGCTGTATGCACAGCTCCTTGATGCCTCATGGGACAAGACTAGTCTACCGCCTGAAGGTGAAGTCACATCGGTACTGCAAATGATGCGAGAATGCACCGATACCTTTGCTATAGAAGACCAGGGGATTGTACAGGGTGTCGCGGTAGTAGGCATAAATGAGACAACCTGGCTTGAGGTGCTAGTGGTCGACGCCGCAAGGCGTGACCAAGGAATTGGGCAGCGCGCACTGGTACTAATAGAGGAAGTCGTACGCGCGCAAGGCGCAAAAAGGATATTGCTGAGCCCTACACTTCGTGCGATACCTTTCTACGAACGAGCAGGGTACGGACCTATCGATGATTTAGATTGCTCGCTCATTTATCACAAAATACTTGACGAGTGA